One genomic window of Lepeophtheirus salmonis chromosome 5, UVic_Lsal_1.4, whole genome shotgun sequence includes the following:
- the alpha-PheRS gene encoding LOW QUALITY PROTEIN: phenylalanine--tRNA ligase alpha subunit (The sequence of the model RefSeq protein was modified relative to this genomic sequence to represent the inferred CDS: inserted 2 bases in 1 codon; deleted 1 base in 1 codon): MSELSERILQSLDSQNGILNSFNLSKNWKIDHQKIVGAVKSLEALPGYVNSVPITESYLELTEEGRKIVKDGSHEYFTHSSIPLEDGIPQKRTSGQSXSKVGFSKAMSLGWIVIDKSDPSSILVRRKIPTVSDVTQEALKYLSKLNSKLKDELKKRKLLIEVVIKSYNLSKGPEFSLTIKKGETDLTPEMIASGSWKETDFKPYNFNALGIQPTTGNLHPLMKVRAEYRQIFLEMGFKEMPTNNFIESSFWNFDALFQPQQHPARDAHDTFFISDPAESSDFPKEYLEKVKKVHSEGGFGSKGYGYDWSIHEAKKNLLRTHTTAVSARMLYQLMHDSKDEFKPQKYFSIDRVFRNETLDATHLAEFHQIEGVIADRGLTLGDLIGILHEFFKKLGIEKLRFKPAYNPYTEPSMEIFSYHDGLKIWVEIGNSGVFRPEMLLPMGLPEDVTVIAWGLSLERPTMIKYGIDNIRDLCGHKINLKMVAKNPICRLDKDSRRPLANLLRVVDRRWTTIESVINQITKKYGISLDSVPVTIGNTNPSSFVVFADPKYPPFSIVPIINSLKDQFFIRISLHVHSDTPTQIISNIHRDFFALFENKEDNTLNRPSISLKMVWKPIGMDSTLILNPLSSSPIKGEINLIRYFIRLMPNTQSHLFYYNEKVTDFYLDYLHMNVGRSVSLSSKSMNLSCVNDFLTNIFIWSLACQKRLKLDEATKKNVSKNIKRDEFIMQVMHHYKLENIVS, translated from the exons ATGTCGGAGCTTTCAGAAAGAATTCTTCAGTCACTTGACTCTCAAAATGGAATCCTCAACTCTTTCAATTTATCCAAGAACTGGAAAATTGATCATCAAAAGATAGTAGGAGCTGTCAAGTCTTTGGAAGCACTTCCTGGGTATGTAAACTCAGTTCCTATAACCGAAAGTTATCTTGAACTCACTGAAGAGGGTCGGAAAATAGTTAAAGATGGGTCTCATGAATACTTCACTCACTCTTCCATTCCCCTGGAAGACGGAATTCCTCAAAAAAGAACTTCTGGCCAAAG AAGTAAAGTGGGGTTCAGTAAGGCTATGTCCCTGGGTTGGATCGTCATAGATAAATCCGATCCGTCAAGTATCCTTGTTCGCAGAAAGATCCCCACAGTTTCTGATGTAACACAGGAGGCTTTGAAGTATCTTTCTAAATTGAACAGTAAATTGAAAGATGAACTCAAGAAGAGAAAGCTTCTCATTGAAGTAGTCATTAAAAGctataatttgtcaaaagggCCTGAATTTAGTCTGACCATCAAGAAG GGGGAGACGGATTTAACTCCTGAAATGATTGCTTCCGGTTCTTGGAAGGAAACAGATTTCAAGCCTTACAACTTTAATGCACTGGGCATTCAACCTACAACTGGGAATCTTCATCCCTTAATGAAA gTACGGGCCGAGTAtcgtcaaatatttttagaaatgggATTTAAGGAAATGCCCACCAATAACTTTATTGAAAGCTCTTTCTGGAACTTTGATGCCTTATTTCAACCACAGCAACATCCTGCTCGAGATGCCCatgatacttttttcatttcagaTCCGGCTGAAAGCTCCGACTTTCCAAAGGAATATCTGGAAAAGGTTAAAAAAGTTCATAGTGAAGGAGGCTTTGGTTCAAAAGGCTATGGCTATGATTGGTCAATTCATGAGGCGAAGAAAAATCTTTTACGAACACATACTACGGCTGTGTCTGCTAGAATGCTGTATCAGCTCATGCATGACTCTAAGGATGAATTTAAGCCTCAAAAGTACTTTTCCATAGATCGAGTATTTCGTAACGAAACGCTGGACGCTACTCATTTAGCCGAATTTCATCAAATTGAAGGCGTGATTGCTGATCGTGGTCTTACTCTTGGGGATCTCATCGGTATTCTGCacgaattttttaaaaagcttgGAATTGAAAAGTTGAGGTTCAAACCTGCTTATAATCCATATACCGAACCTTCTATGGAAATATTTTCATACCATGATGGGCTTAAAATATGGGTGGAGATTGGTAATTCGGGTGTTTTCCGTCCTGAAATGTTACTTCCCATGGGATTACCAGAGGATGTCACAGTTATTGCGTGGGGTTTATCGTTAGAACG gcCGACTATGATCAAATATGGTATCGACAATATTAGGGATTTATGTggtcacaaaattaatttgaaaatggtGGCAAAGAATCCTATCTGTCGTCTAGACaa GGATTCCCGTCGTCCATTAGCTAATCTTTTACGAGTTGTGGATCGACGTTGGACAACAATTGAAAGTGTAATCAAtcagataacaaaaaaatatggtatcTCGTTGGATTCAGTTCCTGTTACTATTGGGAATACAAATCCTTCAAGTTTTGTAGTGTTTGCCGATCCCAAATATCCTCCTTTTTCTATTGTTCCAATTATCAATTCTTTGAAAGatcaatttttcattagaaTCAGTCTTCATGTTCATTCTGATACACCGACTCAGATTATTTCCAATATTCATAGGgatttttttgccctttttgaaaataaagaagataatacATTAAATAGGCCTTCGATCTCACTCAAAATGGTTTGGAAGCCAATTGGAATGGATTCAACTCTAATATTAAACCCACTTAGCTCATCTCCAATTAAAGgagaaattaatttgattagatATTTCATCCGACTCATGCCCAATACACAAAGTCATctcttttattataatgaaaaagttacagatttttatttggattatCTTCATATGAATGTTGGTCGGAGTGTTTCATTATCATCTAAGAGTATGAATCTAAGTTGTGTAAATGATTTCCTTACCAATATCTTTATTTGGTCTTTGGCATGTCAAAAAAGACTTAAATTGGACGAAGCTACAAAGAAGaatgtatctaaaaatattaaaagggatGAATTTATCATGCAAGTCATGCATCAttacaaattagaaaatattgtatCATGA